A genomic segment from Drosophila willistoni isolate 14030-0811.24 chromosome 2L unlocalized genomic scaffold, UCI_dwil_1.1 Seg168, whole genome shotgun sequence encodes:
- the LOC124459910 gene encoding uncharacterized protein LOC124459910 gives MVWVESIEGYPLLFRAFLDQGSQVSFISENAAQQLRLRRKQAHITSTGLADTKITDAAAEVELVIRSIYNTHAKFKLLASVIPLVSKRMPIKRLPFEERTHLKGLPLADPNFFSPQGVDILLGNDVYDELMLGEVHRGIRGMPLAQNTHLGYIVSGKTNQEAGWRSSYTITVRKKEADEILEQLLCKFWELEQFDEEPRGVSVEDNWCEDFFVKTHSRMPRLRTDASLKNAYVGTINEYLELGQMERVTSRASKTGNPALGGVDHCYLPHHPVIKESSSTTKVRVVFDGSSKTSNGKSLNEILAIGPKLHVHLQGIILNWRGLKWVFMADVEKMYRCINIPTDDAQYQRILWNPDTSDYVAEYACTRVMFGTSSAPYLAIRVMKQLAMDECEKYPLAVDVINHQMYVDDILSGGDSIAETENVKNQVIGMLRSGTFELRKWASNCPKLLENIPVEHRESSGLLNMEGNDTIRTLGLYWSPKEDEFRFALHLVPPMSSPIKRTILSAIARLFDSMGWLSPIMITAKILMQQLWKEKIGWDSTLPDTI, from the exons ATGGTGTGGGTAGAGTCGATAGAAGGCTATCCCTTACTGTTTAGAGCGTTTTTGGATCAAGGTTCACAAGTTTCgttcatttcagagaatgcAGCTCAGCAGCTACGTTTACGGCGCAAACAGGCTCACATCACGAGTACTGGATTAGCAGATACAAAAATTACAGATGCGGCAGCAGAGGTGGAGCTAGTCATAAGATCAATCTACAACACACATGCGAAATTCAAGCTGCTCGCGTCAGTAATACCTCTAGTGAGTAAGCGCATGCCAATCAAACGACTGCCGTTTGAAGAGAGGACTCATCTGAAGGGCTTACCGTTGGCCGACCCTAACTTCTTCAGTCCACAAGGAGTTGATATTTTGCTGGGAAATGACGTCTACGATGAGCTGATGTTAGGAGAAGTGCATCGAGGTATACGTGGTATGCCTCTGGCGCAAAATACGCATTTGGGATACATTGTATCAGGAAAAACGAATCAAGAAGCTGGTTGGAGATCGTCCTACACCATAACGGTACGAAAGAAGGAAGCTGATGAGATACTTGAACAATTGTTATGTAAGTTTTGggagctagaacaattcgacgAGGAGCCACGTGGGGTTTCAGTAGAGGATAACTGGTGCGAAGATTTCTTCGTTAAGACACATAGCCGAATGCC ACGGTTGCGTACCGATGCGAGTTTGAAGAACGCTTATGTTGGCACGATAAATGAGTATCTGGAGCTGGGTCAAATGGAACGTGTAACGTCACGGGCTAGTAAGACGGGCAATCCTGCATTGGGGGGAGTCGATCATTGTTACCTACCGCATCACCCAGTCATAAAGGAATCGTCATCAACTACGAAGGTACGAGTTGTCTTCGATGGATCGAGCAAGACGAGTAATGGAAAATCACTTAATGAGATTCTAGCAATAGGTCCAAAATTGCACGTACATCTTCAAGGAATCATTCTCAATTGGCGAGGGCTAAAATGGGTATTTATGGCGGATGttgaaaaaatgtacagaTGTATTAATATTCCAACCGACGACGCGCAGTACCAACGTATTCTATGGAATCCGGACACTAGTGATTATGTGGCAGAATATGCCTGCACAAGGGTGATGTTTGGAACGAGCTCTGCACCTTATTTAGCCATTAGAGTTATGAAACAATTAGCTATGGATGAATGCGAGAAGTATCCACTGGCGGTGGACGTTATAAATCAtcaaatgtatgtagatgaCATACTGTCTGGTGGCGACAGTATTGCAGAAACGGAGAATGTCAAGAACCAAGTGATTGGAATGCTTCGTAGTGGTACATTCGAACTACGGAAGTGGGCGAGTAATTGCCCAAAGCTATTAGAGAACATACCAGTTGAGCATCGAGAATCAAGCGGATTGTTAAACATGGAGGGTAATGATACTATTCGCACTTTAGGTCTATACTGGAGTCCCAAAGAAGACGAGTTCCGTTTTGCTTTGCATCTCGTTCCGCCAATGAGCTCACCTATAAAGAGGACAATACTATCAGCAATTGCACGACTGTTTGATTCCATGGGATGGCTTAGTCCGATAATGATTACTGCCAAAATTCtcatgcagcaactgtggaagGAGAAAATTGGCTGGGATAGCACACTACCGGACACTATTTAG